Sequence from the Candidatus Bathyarchaeota archaeon genome:
CAATTTTCTCGGCGTTTGGCAAATTCTCTTCTAGGAATCGGCGGCATTGAGCGAACGCTTGGGGATGGGAAAAGATTTGTTTGATTTCATTTATTTTGGTGCTTTGCCTTGCAAGTAGATTATGCCGGATTTGAAGTTCTGTTTCCCCGCAAACGCATAAGTTTGACTCGAGCAGTAGATCTAGGGTTAGGTGGACTGAGCCTTCTAGGGAGTTTTCAACTGGGACTATACCGTAATCTGCTTCTCCTGCGAGTACCGCTCTGAAAACATCATGGATGGTGTAATAAGGTATGTAGGAGTGGTTTGAACCAAAGTACTGGTGGGCAGCTTGTTCGCAAAATGTTCCGTGCGGACCGAGGAAAGCCACCTTCACTCCAACTTGGACTGTTTCACAAGCCGATATAATCTCTTGAAAAATTCTCTTGACGCTGGTTTCATCTAAGCCAATTTTTTCTGCCTCTTGAATCACTTTTGAGAGAACAGTTGCCTTTCTTGCATAATCAATGATAGGTAAGTTTAACTTTCTTTTCTCTTGGCCAATTCGTTTGGCGAGTTCCACCCTTTTTTTAAGAAGGAGTAGGATTTCAGAGTCTAACTTGTCGAT
This genomic interval carries:
- a CDS encoding chorismate mutase, whose protein sequence is MPSLEKMRKNIDKLDSEILLLLKKRVELAKRIGQEKRKLNLPIIDYARKATVLSKVIQEAEKIGLDETSVKRIFQEIISACETVQVGVKVAFLGPHGTFCEQAAHQYFGSNHSYIPYYTIHDVFRAVLAGEADYGIVPVENSLEGSVHLTLDLLLESNLCVCGETELQIRHNLLARQSTKINEIKQIFSHPQAFAQCRRFLEENLPNAEKI